A part of Nocardioides sp. WS12 genomic DNA contains:
- a CDS encoding SDR family oxidoreductase → MSRLLEGRVAIVTGAGRGIGRAHALELARHGAKVVVNDYGVSAAGEGTQESPAHEVVAEIEAMGGEAVVNGADVADFAAAEAMVRQAIDTFGGLDILVNNAGFLRDRMLINTSEEEWDSVVRVHLKGHFAPLRHAGAYWRAEAKEGRQRAARVINTSSGAGLQGSLGQTTYSAAKAGIAGMTLVAAVEMSRYGVTVNAIAPVAKTRMTEGAFDTSAMALPEDNSPVVAWLASEEAGDVTGRVIEIDGSVVTVENGWSHGPSRDNGQRWEATSVGPVLRQLLAEAPVPEPVYGTGS, encoded by the coding sequence GTGAGCAGGTTGCTGGAAGGTCGCGTCGCAATCGTGACGGGTGCGGGACGCGGGATCGGTCGCGCTCACGCGCTGGAGTTGGCGCGTCACGGCGCGAAGGTCGTCGTCAACGACTACGGCGTCTCGGCTGCGGGCGAGGGTACGCAGGAGTCGCCGGCCCATGAGGTCGTCGCCGAGATCGAGGCCATGGGCGGCGAGGCTGTGGTCAACGGCGCCGACGTCGCCGACTTCGCGGCCGCCGAGGCGATGGTGCGCCAGGCGATCGACACCTTCGGTGGACTCGACATCCTGGTCAACAATGCCGGCTTCCTGCGCGACCGGATGCTGATCAACACCTCCGAGGAGGAGTGGGACTCGGTGGTCCGGGTGCACCTCAAGGGGCACTTCGCGCCGTTGCGCCACGCCGGTGCGTACTGGCGGGCCGAGGCCAAGGAGGGCCGCCAGCGTGCGGCCCGGGTCATCAACACCTCGTCGGGTGCGGGCCTCCAGGGCTCGCTCGGCCAGACGACGTACTCCGCAGCCAAGGCCGGCATTGCCGGCATGACGCTGGTGGCAGCTGTCGAGATGAGCCGGTACGGCGTCACGGTCAACGCCATCGCACCGGTCGCCAAGACGCGGATGACTGAGGGTGCTTTCGACACGTCAGCCATGGCGCTTCCCGAGGACAACTCGCCGGTCGTGGCCTGGCTCGCGTCCGAGGAGGCCGGCGACGTCACCGGTCGCGTCATCGAGATCGACGGCAGCGTCGTCACGGTCGAGAACGGCTGGTCGCACGGCCCGTCCCGCGACAACGGACAGCGCTGGGAGGCGACCTCTGTCGGCCCCGTCCTGCGTCAACTGCTGGCCGAGGCGCCGGTGCCGGAGCCGGTCTACGGAACGGGTAGCTAG
- a CDS encoding SDR family oxidoreductase, which translates to MSLQLDLAGRVALVTGGAKGIGRGITEVLLEAGATVVTCGRSEATPPVGATHRICDVRDPESVDALVAGIAEEFGRLDVVVNNAGGAPYALAAEASPRFHDKIIGLNLMSALLVSQAANRVMQDQPTGGSIINISSVSGLRPSPGTAAYGAAKAGLDSLTTSLAQEWGPKVRVNAIDVGLVRTPDTADHYGGDETVVLIERTIPLGRMADVAEIGRVAAFLASDLSSYVSGAQLACHGGGEQPVFLHIAQNKENNK; encoded by the coding sequence ATGTCACTCCAACTCGATCTCGCCGGGCGGGTCGCCCTCGTCACCGGCGGCGCGAAGGGCATCGGCCGCGGCATCACCGAGGTGCTGCTCGAAGCTGGCGCCACGGTCGTCACCTGCGGCCGGTCCGAAGCGACGCCGCCGGTCGGAGCCACGCACCGGATCTGCGACGTGCGCGATCCCGAGTCCGTCGATGCGCTCGTGGCAGGCATTGCCGAGGAGTTCGGGCGCCTCGATGTCGTCGTGAACAACGCCGGCGGGGCGCCGTACGCGCTCGCGGCGGAGGCGTCGCCGCGCTTCCACGACAAGATCATCGGCCTCAACCTGATGTCCGCGCTCCTGGTCAGCCAGGCGGCCAACCGCGTGATGCAGGACCAGCCCACCGGTGGCTCGATCATCAACATCTCGTCCGTGTCCGGACTCCGTCCGTCCCCGGGGACGGCGGCGTACGGCGCTGCGAAGGCCGGGCTCGACTCGCTCACGACCTCGCTGGCCCAGGAGTGGGGTCCCAAGGTCCGGGTCAACGCGATCGACGTCGGGCTGGTCCGTACGCCCGACACCGCCGACCACTACGGCGGCGACGAGACCGTTGTCCTCATTGAACGCACGATCCCGCTCGGTCGGATGGCCGATGTCGCGGAGATCGGACGGGTGGCAGCCTTCCTGGCCAGCGACCTGTCGTCGTACGTCTCCGGTGCCCAGCTCGCCTGCCATGGCGGGGGAGAGCAGCCGGTCTTCCTTCACATCGCCCAGAACAAGGAGAACAACAAGTGA
- a CDS encoding enoyl-CoA hydratase family protein, translating to MTVSSELRDDGIRVVTMNAPPVNALTVQGWFDVAAALDEASADLATKVVVLRAEGKGFNAGVDIKEMQNTTGFDALIGANKGCFAAFKAVYECAVPVIAVVNGFCVGGGVGLVGNADIVVASDDAYFGVPEVKQGALGAATHMARLVPQQMMRALYFTAATIPATELHRFGSVYRLAPRDELDAVALEVAASIADKDTRVIRAAKEALNGIEPVDVNKSYRFEQGFTFELNLAGVSDELRDEFAGTEKAKK from the coding sequence ATGACGGTTTCCAGTGAACTGCGCGACGACGGCATCCGCGTCGTCACCATGAACGCGCCCCCGGTCAACGCCCTCACCGTGCAGGGCTGGTTCGACGTGGCGGCGGCTCTCGACGAGGCGAGCGCGGACCTGGCGACCAAGGTCGTGGTCCTGCGCGCCGAGGGCAAGGGCTTCAACGCCGGCGTCGACATCAAGGAGATGCAGAACACCACCGGGTTCGACGCACTGATCGGCGCCAACAAGGGCTGCTTCGCTGCGTTCAAGGCTGTCTACGAGTGCGCGGTCCCCGTCATCGCGGTCGTCAACGGTTTCTGCGTGGGTGGCGGGGTCGGCCTGGTCGGCAACGCCGACATCGTGGTGGCCAGCGATGACGCCTACTTCGGTGTCCCGGAGGTCAAGCAGGGTGCGCTGGGCGCGGCCACCCACATGGCGCGGCTGGTCCCGCAGCAGATGATGCGCGCGCTGTACTTCACCGCGGCGACCATCCCCGCCACCGAGCTGCACCGCTTTGGCTCGGTCTACCGGCTGGCTCCCCGCGACGAGCTCGATGCCGTCGCACTCGAGGTCGCCGCGTCGATCGCCGACAAGGACACCCGGGTCATCCGGGCCGCGAAGGAAGCGTTGAACGGGATCGAGCCCGTCGACGTGAACAAGAGCTACCGGTTCGAGCAGGGGTTCACCTTCGAGCTCAACCTCGCCGGTGTCAGTGACGAGCTTCGCGACGAGTTCGCGGGAACGGAAAAGGCCAAGAAGTGA
- a CDS encoding CoA-transferase, translating into MTKPRDKQMTIDEVVAQLSDGMTIGIGGWGPRRKPMALVRAILRSDLKDLTIVSWGGADVGLLARAGKIRKLVYAFVSLDSIPLEPNFQRARQNGTIPEIVELDEGMFQTGLYAAAQRLPFLPMRAGLGSDVLVNNAWIKTVASPYADENGDFEELTAVPALKLDVALVHLNRADVHGNATYLGPDPYFDDLFVQAADKAFVSVEQIVDTAGLTVDTPVQRLLISRMMVDGVVETPNGAHFTVCTPDYERDEKFQKAYAAAAGGSDEDWAAFEERFLSGDEDAYQAAVAAFHAELEGAK; encoded by the coding sequence GTGACCAAGCCTCGCGACAAGCAGATGACGATCGACGAGGTCGTCGCCCAGCTCTCCGACGGAATGACGATCGGCATCGGCGGTTGGGGTCCGCGGCGCAAGCCGATGGCCCTGGTCCGCGCGATCCTGCGCTCCGACCTCAAGGACCTGACCATCGTCAGCTGGGGCGGCGCCGACGTCGGCCTGCTCGCCCGGGCCGGCAAGATCCGCAAGCTCGTGTACGCGTTCGTCTCGCTGGACTCGATCCCGCTGGAGCCCAACTTCCAGCGCGCGCGCCAGAACGGCACGATCCCCGAGATCGTCGAGCTCGACGAAGGCATGTTCCAGACCGGCCTGTACGCCGCAGCCCAGCGCCTCCCGTTCCTGCCGATGCGCGCCGGCCTCGGCTCCGACGTGCTGGTCAACAACGCGTGGATCAAGACCGTCGCGTCGCCGTACGCCGACGAGAACGGCGACTTCGAGGAGCTCACCGCCGTCCCGGCGCTCAAGCTCGACGTCGCCCTGGTGCACCTGAACCGCGCGGACGTCCACGGCAACGCGACCTACCTCGGGCCCGACCCGTACTTCGACGACCTGTTCGTGCAGGCCGCCGACAAGGCGTTCGTATCGGTCGAGCAGATCGTCGACACGGCCGGCCTCACGGTCGACACCCCGGTCCAGCGCCTCCTGATCAGCCGGATGATGGTCGACGGTGTCGTCGAGACGCCCAACGGCGCTCACTTCACGGTCTGCACCCCGGACTACGAGCGCGACGAGAAGTTCCAGAAGGCGTACGCCGCCGCGGCGGGCGGGTCCGATGAGGACTGGGCCGCGTTCGAGGAGCGATTCCTGTCCGGCGACGAAGACGCCTACCAGGCAGCGGTTGCTGCCTTCCACGCCGAGCTCGAAGGAGCAAAGTGA
- a CDS encoding CoA-transferase — translation MTEFSRADVCAAAIADAFKDDGEIFASPMGMLPMLGVRLARLTSNPDLVISDGESLFLGGTPPLFAKADVVEGWIPFRRVFDVVAYGKRHVMMGATQVDRQGNQNISAIGDFAQPKRQLLGSRGAPGNTVNNRTSYWVPKHNTRVFVENVDIVSGVGPSRAKAAGPGASKYNDIHRIVTNLGVFDVKGADDTVRLLSVHPGVNVEEIVEATGFVLDIPADVPTTREPSLEELIIIREVLDPKGLRFREVPEPVTTDGAAT, via the coding sequence ATGACCGAGTTCTCTCGCGCAGATGTGTGCGCTGCCGCCATCGCCGACGCATTCAAGGACGACGGCGAGATCTTCGCCTCCCCCATGGGCATGTTGCCGATGCTGGGTGTCCGGCTCGCCCGGCTCACGTCCAATCCCGATCTGGTGATCTCCGACGGCGAGTCACTCTTCCTCGGCGGGACTCCCCCGCTGTTCGCGAAGGCCGATGTCGTCGAGGGCTGGATCCCGTTCCGCCGCGTCTTCGACGTCGTCGCCTACGGCAAGCGCCACGTGATGATGGGCGCGACCCAGGTCGACCGCCAGGGCAACCAGAACATTTCTGCGATCGGTGACTTCGCCCAGCCGAAGCGCCAACTGCTCGGCTCCCGCGGTGCGCCCGGCAACACGGTGAACAACCGGACGTCGTACTGGGTCCCGAAGCACAACACCCGGGTCTTCGTGGAGAACGTCGACATCGTCTCCGGCGTCGGGCCCTCTCGTGCGAAGGCCGCCGGTCCGGGTGCCTCGAAGTACAACGACATCCACCGGATCGTCACCAACCTGGGCGTGTTCGACGTCAAGGGTGCCGACGACACCGTCCGACTGCTCTCCGTCCACCCGGGTGTGAACGTCGAGGAGATCGTCGAGGCGACCGGTTTCGTGCTGGACATCCCGGCCGACGTACCGACGACGCGCGAGCCGTCCCTCGAGGAACTGATCATCATCCGCGAGGTGCTCGACCCCAAGGGTCTGCGCT